A single window of Treponema denticola ATCC 35405 DNA harbors:
- the dxs gene encoding 1-deoxy-D-xylulose-5-phosphate synthase yields MTKNSLLSKIKGPEDIKLLSYNELKDLAVEIRKEILTVVGHNGGHLASNLGVIELTLAIHRVFSSPHDAVVWDVGHQSYTHKMITGRQSRFSTLRLWEGLSGFPKREESVHDAFNTGHASTSISAALGILEGKRLNKDSGKVIAVIGDGAMTGGMAFEALSNAGELKKDLIVIINDNKMSISKNTGAFSEYLSRLTVHEGYQRFKYLFDKAVGSIPLVGNKLNSIIWRLKRGMKGIFYKNNIFVDFGFEYVGPINGHNMRELEKVLKNVKKLNSPVVMLVETIKGKGYPLAEINPAAFHGIGPFNIADGKVEKNDAITFTQAFGKALVKAAEKNSKIAAITAAMESGTGLSLFHSKFPERFFDAGIAEGHAVTFAAGLASAGMKPVTAIYSTFLQRSIDQIIHDTSIQNLPVIFAIDRAGPVPADGETHQGLFDIALLRPVPNMTILCPASEKELELMLSWALMQDNPIAIRYPKADCPKEIPEFSQSIEKGRGVLIKNSDKSRILITCTGGMYNEVKEASAILAHRGLSTDIYNVRFAKPIDENYFLNITKDYSYILFVEDGMKIGSLSSYLESLILRYESNKTGSQSNKTGLQNKKTAVLAFEDMFFPHGTRSEIFKGAGVSAEHIVQAAELLFTETHTVSASTAIPVKEN; encoded by the coding sequence ATGACAAAAAACAGCTTATTAAGTAAAATAAAAGGCCCCGAGGATATAAAGCTCCTTTCCTATAATGAACTTAAAGACCTCGCTGTAGAAATACGAAAAGAAATTCTCACTGTAGTAGGCCATAACGGCGGCCACCTTGCAAGCAATTTGGGTGTAATAGAGCTTACGCTTGCGATTCACAGGGTTTTTTCAAGTCCCCATGATGCGGTTGTCTGGGATGTAGGTCATCAGTCATATACGCATAAAATGATAACAGGCAGGCAATCCCGCTTTTCTACCTTACGCCTTTGGGAAGGCCTTTCAGGTTTTCCAAAAAGAGAAGAAAGTGTTCACGATGCCTTTAATACCGGCCATGCTTCAACTTCAATTTCTGCAGCTCTGGGTATTCTTGAAGGAAAAAGATTAAACAAGGATTCCGGAAAGGTTATAGCCGTTATAGGTGACGGTGCTATGACCGGCGGAATGGCCTTTGAAGCTCTTTCAAATGCCGGAGAATTAAAAAAAGATTTAATAGTTATAATAAACGACAATAAAATGTCCATAAGCAAAAATACGGGGGCTTTTTCCGAGTACTTGAGCCGCCTTACGGTTCATGAAGGCTACCAGCGTTTTAAGTACCTCTTTGACAAGGCTGTGGGCTCAATACCCCTTGTAGGAAACAAACTTAATTCCATAATTTGGCGTTTAAAAAGAGGAATGAAGGGGATATTCTACAAGAATAATATCTTTGTTGATTTCGGTTTTGAATATGTCGGCCCCATAAACGGCCACAATATGAGAGAACTTGAAAAGGTTTTAAAAAACGTAAAAAAATTAAACAGCCCCGTTGTAATGCTTGTAGAAACCATCAAGGGTAAGGGCTATCCTTTGGCGGAAATAAATCCTGCGGCCTTTCATGGGATCGGGCCCTTTAACATTGCCGATGGAAAGGTAGAAAAAAATGATGCGATTACCTTTACGCAAGCCTTTGGAAAGGCTTTGGTAAAAGCCGCCGAAAAAAATTCGAAAATTGCAGCTATAACGGCAGCAATGGAATCGGGGACAGGCCTTTCTCTATTTCATAGCAAATTTCCTGAAAGATTTTTTGACGCAGGTATTGCCGAAGGCCATGCCGTTACCTTTGCAGCAGGACTCGCCTCAGCAGGAATGAAGCCTGTTACGGCAATTTACAGTACCTTTTTACAACGCTCAATCGACCAGATTATACACGACACTTCAATACAAAATTTGCCCGTGATTTTTGCTATAGACCGTGCAGGTCCCGTTCCGGCAGATGGAGAAACCCATCAGGGCCTTTTTGACATAGCCTTACTGCGCCCTGTTCCCAATATGACAATTCTTTGTCCTGCATCCGAAAAAGAGTTGGAGCTGATGCTTTCTTGGGCTCTTATGCAGGATAATCCCATAGCAATAAGGTATCCTAAGGCCGACTGTCCGAAAGAAATCCCCGAGTTTTCTCAAAGCATAGAAAAAGGACGCGGTGTACTTATAAAGAATTCCGATAAGAGCCGCATTTTAATAACCTGTACCGGAGGGATGTACAATGAAGTTAAAGAGGCTTCTGCAATTCTTGCTCATCGAGGCTTATCCACCGATATTTATAATGTGAGATTTGCAAAGCCCATAGACGAAAACTACTTTTTAAATATTACAAAAGACTACTCATACATTCTTTTTGTAGAAGACGGTATGAAGATAGGCAGTCTAAGCTCATATTTGGAATCCCTTATTTTAAGGTACGAAAGCAACAAGACCGGGTCTCAAAGTAACAAGACCGGGCTGCAAAATAAAAAAACTGCGGTATTGGCTTTTGAAGATATGTTCTTCCCCCATGGTACCCGCTCCGAAATTTTTAAGGGTGCAGGCGTATCGGCCGAACACATAGTACAAGCAGCAGAGCTGCTTTTTACCGAAACTCATACCGTTTCGGCTTCTACCGCTATTCCGGTAAAGGAGAATTAG
- the cdaA gene encoding diadenylate cyclase CdaA produces MEFIRNITAFYSSYLRPVFDVLLLAFLMYKAYQILLKTQAIQLIKGAMSILVIYAVAMIFNLKTLLWLLNTLGPGLVIGVAIVFQPELRKIFLKIGQSNWLRTGKHSNHSHIDSVVTAAEILSDKRRGMLVVFMRRNNLKDIIDTGTKLNAGLSSSLLVTIFGHDTPLHDGAAIVQNGMIVSAGCFLPLSEQQDIRKSFGTRHRAAIGVSEETDAVVLVVSEETGALSLAYDSHLYYDLSADEVVAQLEQLLEIKKYFAQEESLDLAEALQDEN; encoded by the coding sequence ATGGAATTTATTAGAAACATTACGGCTTTTTATTCTTCATATCTAAGGCCTGTTTTTGATGTGCTTTTACTCGCTTTTTTGATGTATAAGGCTTATCAAATTTTATTAAAAACTCAGGCAATTCAGCTTATAAAGGGTGCAATGTCTATATTGGTCATTTATGCTGTTGCCATGATTTTTAATCTTAAAACTCTTTTATGGCTTTTAAATACCTTGGGACCGGGACTTGTTATAGGTGTAGCCATCGTATTTCAGCCCGAACTTCGTAAAATATTTTTAAAGATAGGACAGAGCAACTGGCTTAGAACCGGAAAGCACTCAAACCACAGCCATATCGACTCGGTTGTTACTGCTGCCGAAATCTTATCCGATAAAAGGCGGGGAATGCTGGTAGTTTTTATGCGCCGGAATAATTTAAAGGATATTATCGATACGGGAACAAAGCTTAATGCAGGGCTTTCATCCAGCCTATTGGTTACGATTTTCGGGCATGATACCCCTCTTCATGACGGAGCTGCCATTGTTCAAAACGGAATGATAGTTTCTGCAGGCTGTTTTCTTCCTCTTTCGGAACAACAGGATATAAGAAAGAGCTTTGGAACCCGTCACAGGGCGGCAATAGGTGTTTCCGAAGAAACGGATGCAGTCGTTCTTGTCGTATCCGAAGAAACGGGAGCCTTGAGCCTTGCCTATGATTCCCATCTTTATTACGACTTAAGTGCGGATGAAGTTGTAGCCCAGCTTGAGCAGCTTTTGGAAATAAAAAAATATTTTGCTCAAGAAGAATCTTTGGATTTAGCGGAGGCCTTACAAGATGAAAATTAG
- a CDS encoding iron-containing alcohol dehydrogenase has protein sequence MYNFEFEVPVKILFGKGSIENLVPEILKYGKRVLLCYGGGSIKRMGLYDTIIKKLDQAGIFYKELSGISPNPRIEEVEEGIKIVREHKLDFILPVGGGSTIDCSKAVSAGVNYAGSAWDLITGKAEIKNVLPIGTVLTLSATGSEMNCGAVISNLKTKEKLGFGAPPLLPKFSVLDPEYTYSVPKNQTAAGTADIMSHTFECYFSLNDGAYLQDRFAESILKTCIEYGPLAIKNPESYEARSNLMWAGTWAINGLLSDGKKTAWSVHPMEHELSAFYDITHGVGLAILTPHWLRHCLNDKTVKKIADYGVNVWGLPKGEEVYKTAEKAIECTSDFFKSLGIPMTLKEAGIGEEHLKEMAEAAVAHRGKNGVIYGFQELRADDVYAIYKAAL, from the coding sequence ATGTATAATTTTGAATTTGAAGTGCCGGTTAAAATTTTATTCGGTAAGGGCAGTATTGAGAACCTCGTACCTGAGATTCTCAAATACGGAAAAAGAGTTCTCCTATGTTACGGCGGTGGAAGTATTAAAAGAATGGGGCTTTATGATACAATCATTAAAAAACTGGATCAAGCCGGAATCTTTTATAAGGAACTTTCCGGTATTTCGCCCAATCCCCGCATTGAAGAAGTTGAAGAGGGAATAAAGATAGTCCGTGAACACAAGCTGGATTTTATTCTACCCGTCGGAGGGGGAAGCACCATCGATTGCTCGAAGGCTGTTTCTGCCGGTGTAAATTATGCAGGAAGCGCATGGGATTTGATTACGGGCAAGGCCGAAATTAAAAATGTACTTCCGATAGGAACGGTACTGACTCTTTCTGCTACCGGTTCCGAGATGAACTGCGGAGCCGTTATTTCAAACCTTAAAACGAAGGAAAAGCTGGGCTTCGGAGCTCCGCCCCTTCTTCCGAAATTTTCGGTTCTTGATCCCGAATACACCTATTCCGTTCCTAAAAATCAGACAGCCGCAGGTACGGCCGATATTATGAGCCACACCTTCGAATGCTATTTTAGCCTAAATGACGGGGCCTATCTTCAAGACAGGTTTGCAGAAAGTATCTTAAAAACCTGTATCGAATACGGACCCTTGGCTATTAAAAATCCCGAAAGCTACGAAGCCCGCTCCAACCTTATGTGGGCAGGTACATGGGCTATAAACGGCCTTTTAAGCGACGGTAAAAAAACGGCTTGGTCTGTTCATCCTATGGAGCATGAGCTGAGTGCTTTTTATGACATCACTCACGGAGTGGGGCTTGCTATTTTAACTCCTCATTGGCTGAGGCATTGCTTAAACGATAAAACCGTTAAAAAGATTGCAGATTACGGTGTAAATGTTTGGGGCCTTCCAAAAGGAGAAGAAGTTTATAAAACTGCCGAAAAGGCAATCGAGTGTACTTCGGACTTTTTTAAATCTCTTGGCATTCCGATGACCCTGAAGGAAGCGGGAATAGGCGAGGAGCATTTAAAAGAAATGGCTGAAGCCGCTGTTGCTCACAGAGGTAAAAACGGAGTTATCTACGGCTTTCAAGAACTTCGAGCCGATGATGTTTATGCAATATATAAGGCTGCTCTTTAA
- a CDS encoding holo-ACP synthase, with protein sequence MILGLGIDIVEVSRLEKWLNDKKLLERFFNKEELEYVLSKRDGAAPSLAVRFAAKEAFGKALGTGLAGIELKDIAVANDKTGRPFLELFGTALQALKEKGGASIHLSLTHEKTTAAAVVIIEG encoded by the coding sequence ATGATACTCGGTCTAGGTATTGATATAGTTGAAGTTTCCCGTCTCGAAAAATGGCTGAACGATAAAAAGCTCCTTGAAAGGTTTTTTAATAAAGAAGAACTTGAATATGTGCTTTCCAAGAGAGACGGGGCTGCCCCTTCCTTGGCCGTCCGCTTTGCGGCAAAAGAAGCCTTTGGAAAGGCCCTTGGAACCGGCCTCGCAGGGATAGAGCTAAAAGATATAGCCGTTGCAAACGATAAAACGGGAAGGCCTTTTTTAGAACTTTTCGGCACCGCCCTTCAAGCCTTAAAAGAAAAGGGCGGGGCATCTATTCATCTTTCTCTAACTCACGAAAAAACAACCGCCGCCGCCGTTGTTATAATTGAAGGGTGA
- a CDS encoding Rpn family recombination-promoting nuclease/putative transposase — MLKRFEDLTLQDDFMFCKVMQNPDLCKKLIEMILSDTIGQISYISIQHNINTYEQAKSVRFDVLVQTENGKFYDVEIQVSDEKNIPKRMRFYQAAIDISFLDKGNSYNDLNDSFIIFICLFDVIGKNRPVYTFENICFEDKNISLQDGTKKIIINTEAFYNTKNKELKEFLEYLKTGKAKNEFTREIEAMIQTIKKNEQARQEYRLMSTFEMDARYKGAYDKSIETAKLMKKRGYPISEILLMTGLPEAEIEKL; from the coding sequence ATGCTAAAAAGATTTGAAGATTTAACATTACAAGATGACTTTATGTTCTGTAAAGTTATGCAAAATCCGGATTTATGTAAAAAACTCATCGAAATGATTCTATCAGACACGATAGGTCAAATTTCTTATATTTCGATACAGCATAATATTAACACCTACGAACAGGCTAAATCCGTAAGGTTTGACGTGCTGGTACAAACTGAAAACGGTAAATTCTATGATGTAGAAATACAGGTAAGTGACGAAAAGAATATACCTAAAAGAATGAGGTTCTACCAAGCAGCCATCGATATTTCGTTCTTGGATAAAGGAAATTCTTATAATGATTTAAACGACAGCTTTATAATTTTTATTTGTCTGTTTGATGTTATCGGTAAAAACAGACCTGTTTATACTTTTGAAAACATCTGTTTTGAAGATAAAAACATATCTTTACAAGATGGAACAAAAAAGATTATAATAAACACAGAAGCCTTTTATAACACTAAGAACAAAGAATTAAAGGAATTTTTAGAATATCTTAAAACAGGTAAGGCAAAAAATGAATTTACGAGGGAGATAGAAGCTATGATACAAACAATAAAAAAAAACGAACAAGCAAGGCAAGAATACAGGTTAATGTCTACTTTTGAAATGGACGCCAGATATAAGGGAGCTTATGACAAAAGTATAGAAACAGCTAAACTTATGAAAAAGCGAGGTTATCCAATTTCTGAGATTTTGCTGATGACAGGCCTTCCCGAAGCAGAAATTGAAAAATTATAG
- the ruvB gene encoding Holliday junction branch migration DNA helicase RuvB: MSDDFEVVRPEEQAGDEKDRDLRPRSLVDFQGQTKAKENLSVFIKAARERGESLDHLFLIGPPGLGKTTLAQITANELGVDFKVTGAPALDKPKDLAGILTTLTERSVFFIDEIHRLKPAIEEMLYIAMEDYELDWIIGQGPGARTVRIPIPPFTLVGATTRAGMVSSPLISRFGIVQRFEFYSHEELASIISRSASILEIEIEKKAAIALARCSRGTPRVANRLLRRMRDFAQVAGKSSIDEMTVAAGLKQLNIDGLGLETYDRQILRSIIENYSGGPVGAETLAISIGESQDTLEDYYEPYLIQSGLLQRTPRGRMVTLKAYEHLGLNPPKLGDGQEGLFD; this comes from the coding sequence ATGAGCGATGATTTTGAGGTAGTGCGTCCCGAAGAGCAGGCCGGGGACGAAAAGGACAGAGATCTTCGTCCCCGCTCTCTTGTAGACTTTCAGGGGCAGACAAAGGCAAAAGAAAATCTTTCCGTTTTTATAAAGGCTGCCCGCGAAAGGGGAGAAAGCTTAGATCATCTTTTTTTGATAGGTCCGCCGGGATTGGGAAAAACAACCCTTGCCCAGATTACGGCCAACGAACTCGGTGTCGATTTTAAGGTTACGGGGGCTCCCGCCCTCGATAAGCCCAAGGATTTGGCAGGTATTCTTACTACCTTGACGGAACGCTCCGTATTCTTTATAGACGAGATTCACCGTTTAAAGCCGGCCATCGAAGAGATGCTTTATATCGCAATGGAAGACTACGAACTTGACTGGATAATAGGGCAGGGGCCGGGAGCCAGAACCGTGCGTATTCCGATTCCGCCTTTTACCCTTGTCGGAGCGACCACGAGGGCAGGCATGGTTTCAAGCCCCCTTATAAGCCGCTTCGGTATTGTGCAGCGTTTTGAATTTTACAGCCATGAGGAGCTTGCCTCAATTATAAGCCGCTCCGCTTCAATCCTCGAAATCGAAATAGAAAAGAAGGCTGCCATTGCCTTAGCCCGCTGTTCCCGCGGAACCCCAAGGGTAGCAAACCGCTTATTGCGGCGTATGAGGGACTTTGCCCAAGTTGCAGGCAAAAGCTCGATTGACGAGATGACGGTTGCTGCAGGCCTAAAGCAGCTAAACATCGACGGCCTCGGCCTTGAAACCTATGACAGGCAGATACTCCGCTCCATTATCGAAAATTACTCGGGCGGCCCCGTCGGCGCCGAAACCCTTGCAATTTCTATAGGAGAGTCTCAGGATACCTTAGAGGATTATTACGAACCCTACCTTATCCAGTCGGGCCTCCTTCAGCGCACTCCCCGCGGCCGAATGGTTACGCTTAAAGCATACGAACACCTCGGCCTAAATCCGCCTAAACTTGGCGATGGGCAAGAGGGGCTCTTTGATTAA
- a CDS encoding class I SAM-dependent methyltransferase, producing MQKNQYQAELFKNRLQKRFKHLLKWAKREGVFAYRLYDKDIPEIPLAVDIYFAETEETEKRAFLLIYLYKRPYEKSQEEEREWLLVIEEAASSSLLIPKERIFIKLREKQKGKSQYEKAGSSKNLIRVKEGECFFYVNVEDYLDSGLFLDHRPARSMVFKEAKNKKVLNLFSYTGSFSVHAAKGGAASVDSVDLSNTYLNWAKENLKLNKLFDEEKTQLIKSDVIVFLKKAIEEQKKWDLIICDPPTFSNSKSADIFDVNRDWLKLCLLCLKVLSKNGKLYFSTNSQKIKFDEAELINFSEQKIRVKDITKASIPEDFRNQKIHKMWMIEAGYLP from the coding sequence ATGCAAAAAAATCAATATCAGGCGGAGCTTTTTAAAAACCGCCTTCAAAAAAGATTTAAACATTTGTTAAAGTGGGCAAAACGGGAGGGCGTTTTTGCTTACAGGCTCTATGACAAGGATATACCTGAAATTCCTCTTGCAGTCGACATCTACTTTGCCGAAACAGAAGAAACGGAAAAAAGAGCCTTTTTGCTTATCTATCTTTACAAAAGACCTTACGAAAAATCCCAGGAAGAAGAAAGGGAATGGCTTTTAGTAATTGAAGAAGCTGCATCTTCAAGTCTCTTAATACCTAAAGAAAGAATCTTTATAAAATTGCGGGAAAAGCAAAAAGGGAAAAGCCAATACGAAAAGGCAGGCTCAAGTAAAAATCTTATAAGAGTAAAGGAAGGAGAATGTTTTTTCTATGTAAATGTCGAAGACTATCTTGATTCAGGTCTCTTTTTGGATCACCGCCCTGCCCGTTCCATGGTTTTTAAAGAAGCAAAAAATAAAAAAGTTTTAAACCTATTTTCATACACGGGAAGTTTTTCGGTTCATGCGGCAAAGGGCGGAGCCGCTTCCGTTGATTCGGTAGACCTTTCAAATACCTATCTAAATTGGGCAAAAGAAAATTTAAAATTAAATAAGCTCTTCGATGAAGAAAAAACCCAGCTTATAAAAAGCGATGTAATCGTTTTTTTAAAAAAAGCAATCGAAGAACAAAAAAAATGGGATTTAATTATCTGCGATCCTCCTACCTTTTCAAATTCAAAAAGTGCGGATATTTTTGATGTAAACAGAGATTGGCTAAAACTCTGCCTCCTCTGCCTAAAAGTGCTGTCAAAAAACGGAAAGCTTTATTTTTCTACCAATTCCCAAAAGATAAAATTCGATGAGGCAGAGCTTATTAATTTTTCCGAACAAAAGATAAGGGTAAAAGACATAACAAAGGCCTCAATCCCCGAAGACTTTAGAAATCAAAAAATACATAAGATGTGGATGATTGAGGCGGGTTATCTCCCCTAA
- a CDS encoding CdaR family protein, with product MKIRKIFDRLAENWLAKVISFALAIVLVQLYKGSLLEKKYFYAPLVIENSGDLVPAVNIPRLVKVSVWGDSTVIAPIMEEHITAYMDLSAISSPGEYRIPIQAKLKGLASNISDFEVEVEPSDITLTLEESLSKRVNVRLNLGGVPAENYEVYERDVDPATVEIKGPHSVVSQIEEMLTNSVQIDNRKTGFSGYVEVFASNPLVSVIGTSRIAYSIKIREIVSLQTYEEIALYFENLNEKFEVVTDSVLGNITVKGTKSNIASWTLPENVLRVNCSNITKPGVYSLPVQAVIPGKLSLIDANPKNIQFEVKIKEAKTSE from the coding sequence ATGAAAATTAGAAAAATTTTTGACCGTTTAGCGGAAAACTGGCTTGCAAAGGTTATAAGTTTTGCTCTTGCCATAGTTTTGGTACAGTTATATAAGGGCAGTCTTTTAGAGAAGAAGTATTTTTATGCTCCTCTTGTTATAGAAAATTCGGGAGATCTGGTTCCGGCTGTGAATATTCCGAGGCTGGTTAAAGTTTCGGTTTGGGGAGATTCAACCGTAATAGCCCCGATCATGGAAGAGCATATAACGGCCTATATGGATTTGTCTGCAATCAGCAGTCCCGGAGAGTACCGTATTCCCATACAGGCTAAACTAAAGGGCTTGGCTTCAAACATCAGTGATTTTGAAGTTGAAGTTGAACCTTCCGATATAACATTGACACTTGAGGAGAGTTTATCTAAGAGGGTTAATGTCCGCTTAAATCTGGGGGGCGTTCCGGCGGAAAATTATGAAGTTTATGAAAGAGATGTGGACCCTGCCACAGTAGAAATAAAGGGCCCTCACTCTGTCGTTTCACAAATTGAAGAAATGCTGACAAACAGTGTACAAATAGATAACCGCAAAACCGGATTTTCAGGCTATGTAGAGGTCTTTGCCTCTAATCCTCTCGTTTCCGTAATAGGGACTTCCAGAATTGCCTATTCGATTAAGATACGTGAAATAGTAAGTTTACAAACTTATGAGGAAATAGCTCTTTATTTTGAAAATCTAAACGAGAAATTTGAAGTTGTGACGGATTCTGTTTTGGGAAATATCACTGTAAAAGGTACTAAGTCTAATATTGCTTCATGGACTCTGCCTGAAAATGTTTTGAGAGTAAACTGCAGCAATATAACAAAGCCCGGCGTGTACAGCTTGCCGGTTCAAGCCGTTATTCCGGGAAAGCTTTCTCTTATAGATGCGAATCCTAAAAATATTCAGTTTGAAGTCAAGATAAAAGAAGCAAAGACATCCGAATAA
- a CDS encoding redox-sensing transcriptional repressor Rex, with the protein MAKQKVPAAPSVRRLPSYLHLVKKAEADKLEYISGTVIAEELELEPIQVRKDLTITGIVGKPKKGYPVKLLITAIEKFLGWNKEKKAFVIGAGSLGTALSGYQGFKEHGLDICAAFDSDKRKIGKEIHELPVFGMDELETKVKEYKPEIAILTVPSKYAQEAANAIVKAGIKAIWNFTNIKITVPDKVIVQKEDLSSGYAMLGVMMNTKK; encoded by the coding sequence ATGGCAAAACAAAAAGTACCGGCGGCCCCATCTGTACGGAGGCTGCCTTCTTATCTTCACCTTGTAAAAAAAGCAGAGGCCGATAAGTTGGAATACATATCGGGAACGGTCATTGCCGAAGAGTTGGAACTTGAACCCATTCAGGTTAGAAAGGACCTGACAATTACGGGAATTGTAGGTAAGCCCAAAAAAGGCTATCCCGTCAAATTACTGATAACGGCCATCGAAAAATTTTTAGGCTGGAATAAAGAAAAAAAGGCCTTTGTAATAGGGGCAGGAAGTTTAGGTACAGCTCTTTCAGGCTACCAAGGTTTTAAAGAACATGGGCTGGACATTTGTGCCGCCTTTGATTCAGACAAAAGAAAAATTGGAAAAGAAATTCATGAACTTCCTGTGTTTGGAATGGATGAATTGGAAACAAAAGTTAAAGAATATAAGCCCGAAATCGCTATTTTGACGGTTCCTTCAAAATATGCTCAAGAGGCCGCAAACGCCATTGTAAAAGCCGGAATCAAGGCAATTTGGAATTTTACAAATATCAAAATCACCGTGCCCGATAAGGTTATAGTCCAAAAAGAAGATTTAAGCTCAGGTTATGCAATGCTCGGCGTTATGATGAATACCAAAAAATAA
- a CDS encoding ABC-2 transporter permease produces MRQLLLTHIRKIKNNKQIFIILFLLSPIIIAATNNPLMVFFPYLVSMHLFSGITKVERKEGIKQGEDILLNSLPVSRKEIVISRYLIILLFGLLMISTFLGFSFIISFLVRNPFQISSIFFINFFIIQFIYNILFIPLEYLSFAKSQIIKGVVYMGAIFVFSGIKNLNIYVLNLLNTFKENSFYVMIFTGIIILSIPVSIFFSIKIYEKKEF; encoded by the coding sequence ATGAGACAATTGCTTTTAACACATATAAGAAAAATAAAGAATAACAAACAAATTTTTATAATCCTTTTTTTATTATCCCCCATAATCATTGCGGCTACAAATAATCCTTTGATGGTTTTTTTCCCTTATCTTGTATCCATGCATCTGTTTTCGGGGATAACCAAGGTTGAACGCAAGGAGGGAATAAAGCAGGGAGAAGATATTTTATTGAACTCCCTGCCTGTAAGCCGAAAAGAAATAGTTATCAGCCGTTACCTTATTATACTTTTGTTCGGTCTTTTAATGATCAGCACCTTCTTGGGATTTAGTTTTATAATATCTTTTTTAGTTAGAAACCCCTTTCAAATATCAAGTATATTTTTTATAAACTTTTTTATAATTCAATTTATATATAATATTTTATTTATTCCTTTAGAATATTTGAGTTTCGCCAAGTCTCAAATTATTAAGGGAGTGGTATATATGGGGGCTATTTTTGTGTTTTCAGGTATTAAAAATTTAAATATCTATGTTTTAAATCTTTTAAATACTTTTAAAGAAAATTCTTTTTATGTTATGATATTCACTGGAATAATTATTTTGTCTATTCCAGTTTCCATTTTTTTTAGCATAAAAATATATGAAAAAAAAGAGTTTTGA